A region from the Sandaracinus amylolyticus genome encodes:
- a CDS encoding Flp family type IVb pilin, translated as MDKLSMNKSRRVRELLADTRGLSTVEYIIILCLIAVVCFAIWRQFGETVKAKVQGADGMVGTLPTDSSP; from the coding sequence ATGGACAAGCTGAGCATGAACAAGTCGCGCCGCGTTCGTGAGCTCCTCGCGGATACCCGCGGTCTGTCGACCGTCGAGTACATCATCATCCTCTGCCTCATCGCGGTCGTGTGCTTCGCCATCTGGCGCCAGTTCGGTGAGACCGTGAAGGCGAAGGTCCAGGGCGCGGACGGCATGGTCGGCACGCTCCCGACCGACAGCTCGCCGTGA
- a CDS encoding APC family permease, whose protein sequence is MSASTPHRYGLRTAALLVVASMVGTGVFTTSGILLAELRSVPAVLAVWIVGGLVALAGALSYAELAAQLPESGGEYTLLARAFHPAVGFTAGVVSIVAGFAAPIAACAIAFARYLDAAFPGLVPELPAAIAIVVLTTAVHVGHLRSGARFQDALTIAKIVLVAIFVFGGATEGDLSRLAEPLDPATLVSPPFAIGLVLVYFAYTGWNAAAYVAGEIERPARTLPLALLLGTAGVTALYVGINAVLLASAPRAELEGVVEIGAVAATHLFGATAGRVLAAVIALGLVSTIGAFVVTGVRVYDAIGRDHPALAFLARRNAGGSPVVALLVQAGLALLMVATASFETLLAAVGFTLSIASGLTVIGVAIVRARHPERPRPYRVPLYPITPLFFVIVMIWTVYESILYARAIALFGVATIGLGLLGYFVLSAKNRANPA, encoded by the coding sequence ATGTCCGCCTCGACTCCGCACCGCTACGGCCTCCGCACTGCGGCCCTCCTCGTCGTCGCGAGCATGGTCGGCACGGGCGTCTTCACGACGAGCGGGATCCTCCTCGCCGAGCTCCGCTCGGTCCCCGCGGTGCTCGCGGTGTGGATCGTCGGCGGCCTCGTCGCGCTCGCGGGCGCGCTCTCCTATGCCGAGCTCGCCGCGCAGCTCCCCGAGAGCGGCGGCGAGTACACGCTCCTCGCCCGCGCGTTCCACCCCGCGGTCGGCTTCACCGCGGGCGTCGTCTCGATCGTCGCCGGTTTCGCCGCGCCGATCGCCGCGTGCGCCATCGCGTTCGCGCGCTACCTCGACGCCGCGTTCCCCGGCCTCGTCCCCGAGCTCCCCGCGGCGATCGCGATCGTCGTGCTCACGACCGCCGTCCACGTGGGCCATCTCCGCAGCGGTGCGCGCTTCCAGGACGCGCTCACCATCGCGAAGATCGTCCTCGTCGCGATCTTCGTCTTCGGCGGCGCGACCGAGGGCGATCTCTCGCGCCTGGCCGAGCCCCTCGATCCCGCGACGCTCGTCTCGCCGCCGTTCGCGATCGGGCTCGTGCTCGTCTACTTCGCGTACACCGGGTGGAACGCCGCGGCGTACGTCGCGGGCGAGATCGAGCGCCCGGCGCGCACCCTCCCGCTCGCGCTGCTGCTCGGCACCGCCGGCGTCACGGCGCTCTACGTCGGCATCAACGCGGTGCTCCTCGCGAGCGCTCCGCGCGCCGAGCTCGAGGGCGTCGTCGAGATCGGCGCGGTCGCCGCGACCCACCTCTTCGGCGCCACCGCGGGCCGCGTCCTCGCCGCCGTCATCGCGCTCGGCCTCGTCTCCACGATCGGCGCGTTCGTCGTGACCGGCGTCCGCGTGTACGACGCGATCGGCCGAGACCATCCGGCGCTCGCGTTCCTCGCGCGGCGCAACGCCGGCGGCTCGCCGGTCGTCGCGCTGCTCGTCCAGGCCGGCCTCGCGCTCCTCATGGTGGCAACCGCGAGCTTCGAGACCCTGCTCGCCGCCGTCGGCTTCACCCTCTCCATCGCGTCCGGCCTGACGGTCATCGGCGTCGCAATCGTCCGCGCTCGCCACCCCGAGCGCCCTCGTCCGTACCGCGTCCCGCTCTACCCGATCACCCCGCTTTTCTTCGTGATCGTGATGATCTGGACGGTCTACGAGTCGATCCTCTACGCCCGCGCGATAGCCCTCTTCGGTGTCGCCACGATTGGGCTCGGTCTGCTGGGGTATTTCGTCCTCTCCGCGAAAAACCGCGCAAATCCCGCGTGA
- a CDS encoding TadE/TadG family type IV pilus assembly protein: MVGKLARDTRGAAYVEFLISFIPVFLMFLGMVQMGLMFVGGLAVQRAASAAARAAIVVLDDDPQYYGGEGRMQIGGGSGSGPSAGEGLIDFLGSSGVSGGDTGGMGGAGGSAADTGDSARLSAIHSAASIPLFAVAPPPSALVRPESVMAAIGNNRDPLGMPPSRLLSGLVWNNTGALAVRLVDGPASRTDQRSFDAAPLHEDDAVPTPARVRVTYLFHCGVPLANRLMCNDPLALLFGADGAALARLVTGGTPSLERLQAISRQRELELARESRDEIPWSDLGDNARQGVGALGIGASLLGMSMRVKVMTAEAQLPIQYANYQYQSE; this comes from the coding sequence ATGGTCGGCAAGCTCGCTCGAGACACGAGAGGCGCTGCCTACGTCGAGTTCCTGATCTCGTTCATCCCCGTGTTCTTGATGTTCCTGGGGATGGTCCAGATGGGCCTGATGTTCGTCGGCGGCCTCGCGGTGCAACGCGCGGCGTCGGCCGCGGCGCGCGCCGCGATCGTCGTGCTCGACGACGACCCGCAGTACTACGGCGGCGAAGGGCGCATGCAGATCGGCGGCGGCAGCGGCAGTGGGCCCAGCGCCGGCGAGGGCCTGATCGACTTCCTCGGATCGAGCGGCGTCAGCGGCGGCGACACCGGCGGGATGGGCGGCGCGGGCGGCTCCGCGGCCGACACCGGCGACAGCGCGCGTCTCTCCGCGATCCACAGCGCCGCGTCGATCCCGCTCTTCGCGGTCGCACCGCCTCCCTCGGCGCTCGTTCGCCCCGAGTCGGTGATGGCGGCGATCGGCAACAACCGCGATCCTCTCGGGATGCCTCCGAGCCGCCTGCTCTCCGGGCTCGTCTGGAACAACACGGGCGCGCTCGCGGTGCGCCTCGTCGACGGCCCCGCCTCGCGCACCGATCAGCGCAGCTTCGATGCCGCGCCGCTGCACGAGGACGACGCGGTGCCGACGCCGGCGCGCGTGCGCGTGACGTATCTCTTCCACTGCGGCGTTCCGCTCGCGAACCGCCTGATGTGCAACGACCCGCTCGCGCTGCTGTTCGGCGCGGACGGCGCCGCGCTCGCCCGTCTCGTGACCGGCGGCACCCCGAGCCTCGAGCGCCTGCAGGCGATCTCGCGGCAGCGCGAGCTCGAGCTCGCGCGCGAGTCGCGCGACGAGATCCCCTGGAGCGATCTCGGCGACAACGCGCGTCAGGGCGTGGGCGCGCTCGGAATCGGTGCGTCGCTCCTCGGCATGTCGATGCGCGTGAAGGTGATGACCGCCGAGGCGCAGCTCCCGATCCAGTACGCGAATTATCAGTACCAGAGCGAGTGA
- a CDS encoding A24 family peptidase, with amino-acid sequence MFGLGPDPELLPYLYGLAVVMTAVAAFTDWRTGHIPNWLTLPPLFLAPLVHGLMNGAEGFFGSILAVAICGAVPLLMFWRGGMAGGDVKLFAAIAAVCGIEVGLEAEFLAFIVAGIYALGRLAWQGKLLRTLGNSLYMGMNPLLPQRLRKPISPELLHTLRLGGAIFAGTLIAVFSRLQTFFMFGT; translated from the coding sequence GTGTTCGGTCTCGGCCCGGATCCCGAGCTGTTACCGTACCTGTACGGTCTCGCCGTCGTCATGACCGCCGTCGCGGCGTTCACCGACTGGCGCACCGGACACATCCCCAACTGGCTCACGCTGCCGCCCCTGTTCCTCGCGCCGCTGGTCCACGGACTGATGAACGGCGCGGAAGGATTCTTCGGATCGATCCTCGCCGTCGCGATCTGCGGCGCCGTCCCGCTCCTGATGTTCTGGCGGGGCGGCATGGCCGGAGGCGACGTGAAGCTCTTCGCGGCGATCGCCGCGGTGTGTGGGATCGAGGTCGGCCTCGAGGCCGAGTTCCTCGCGTTCATCGTCGCGGGGATCTACGCGCTCGGCCGGCTCGCCTGGCAGGGGAAGCTCCTCCGCACGCTGGGCAACAGCTTGTACATGGGCATGAACCCGCTGCTCCCTCAGCGGCTGCGCAAGCCGATCAGCCCCGAGCTCCTGCACACGCTGCGGCTCGGCGGCGCGATCTTCGCGGGCACGCTGATCGCGGTGTTCAGCCGGCTCCAGACCTTCTTCATGTTCGGTACCTGA
- a CDS encoding cytochrome P450, protein MNAPRTLLARGLYSLPGLQSRHPTGARLAPSPKHNVPLLGHLPLVRPDRLDYLMRVALETGDVVRFEFPHVTAHLVAHPDHVQQVLVDQHRLFTKQTRGYAKLRAFLGNGLVTSDGEFWLRQRRIAQPAFHKKRIAGFADAMVRAAEDTVQRWAAPAREGTPIDVAAEMMRLTLRIAGETLLSTDPSDRANAVSTALTTVLHEANTRINTLWSPPAHWPTPRNRAYAAATRELDRIVLEIIEQRRRGREHRDDLLQMLLEARDPETGAAMDDKQLRDEVMTMFLAGHETTANALAWTFVLLSRYPAVARALHEEACDVLGDRPATEADLPKLDLARRVLNESMRLYPPVWIIGRSPAEPVEIGGYDIPAKTIVFTSQWVTHRHPRFWDDPEGFDPDRWLPERAKTMHRHQFFPFAAGPRMCIGAGFAMMEGQLVLATLARRYRVDLLPGHPIVPEPLITLRPKHGVRATVHRID, encoded by the coding sequence GTGAACGCGCCCCGAACGCTCCTCGCACGCGGCCTCTACTCGCTGCCGGGCCTGCAGTCGCGACACCCCACGGGTGCGCGCCTCGCGCCGAGCCCCAAGCACAACGTGCCGCTGCTCGGGCACCTGCCGCTCGTGCGGCCCGACCGTCTCGACTACCTGATGCGCGTCGCGCTCGAGACCGGCGACGTCGTGCGCTTCGAGTTCCCGCACGTCACGGCGCACCTCGTCGCGCACCCCGATCACGTGCAGCAGGTGCTCGTCGATCAACACCGGCTCTTCACCAAGCAGACGCGCGGCTACGCGAAGCTGCGCGCGTTCCTCGGCAACGGCCTGGTCACGTCGGACGGCGAGTTCTGGCTGCGCCAGCGCCGCATCGCGCAGCCCGCGTTCCACAAGAAGCGCATCGCCGGCTTCGCCGACGCGATGGTGCGCGCCGCCGAGGACACCGTGCAGCGCTGGGCCGCGCCCGCGCGCGAAGGCACGCCGATCGACGTCGCCGCGGAGATGATGCGCCTCACGCTGCGCATCGCCGGAGAGACGCTGCTCTCGACCGATCCCAGCGATCGCGCGAACGCGGTGAGCACCGCGCTCACCACGGTGCTGCACGAGGCGAACACGCGCATCAACACGCTCTGGTCGCCGCCCGCGCACTGGCCCACGCCGCGCAACCGAGCGTACGCGGCCGCGACGCGCGAGCTCGATCGCATCGTCCTCGAGATCATCGAGCAGCGGCGACGCGGTCGCGAGCACCGCGACGATCTCCTGCAGATGCTGCTCGAGGCGCGCGACCCCGAGACCGGTGCCGCGATGGACGACAAGCAGCTGCGCGACGAGGTCATGACGATGTTCCTGGCGGGGCACGAGACCACCGCGAACGCGCTCGCGTGGACGTTCGTGCTGCTCTCGCGCTACCCCGCGGTCGCGCGCGCGCTCCACGAGGAAGCGTGCGACGTGCTCGGTGATCGTCCCGCGACCGAGGCCGATCTTCCGAAGCTCGATCTCGCGCGGCGCGTGCTGAACGAGTCGATGCGGCTCTATCCGCCGGTGTGGATCATCGGGCGCTCGCCCGCCGAGCCCGTCGAGATCGGCGGCTACGACATCCCCGCGAAGACGATCGTGTTCACGTCGCAGTGGGTCACCCATCGTCACCCGAGGTTCTGGGACGACCCCGAGGGCTTCGATCCCGATCGCTGGCTCCCCGAGCGCGCGAAGACGATGCACCGCCATCAGTTCTTCCCGTTCGCGGCGGGCCCGCGCATGTGCATCGGCGCCGGCTTCGCGATGATGGAGGGACAGCTCGTCCTCGCGACGCTCGCGCGCCGCTATCGCGTCGATCTCCTGCCCGGCCACCCGATCGTCCCCGAGCCGCTCATCACGCTGCGCCCCAAGCACGGCGTGCGCGCGACCGTGCATCGCATCGACTGA
- a CDS encoding FecR domain-containing protein encodes MSRDRLDDRTVDALATIARQAPVPPITDARRDAQIARAIAEAEDRAVLETPRARSRTPYVAWAIAAAALVALAFVTMRDAPTADVGEGVLVLATGDRVTTAPHAALALDEVSPESRRISVHAGEALFDVRPLEPNESFVVRTPELEVTVRGTVFSVERVGDRTVVRVYEGRVDVRERGELVSITPGETYRSGEGRARDAQEGALAAIGRAAAAAREPVAARTPIAEPAPIAEPAPTAEPTSVPEPTPIPEPAPVAARRTTIEPEPTPAIEPAPTPPAPSLAEIQSLVASRRFAQALDAARAARAHAPTEWRFGMLEAHALQGLGRAAEAADAYDALARTAPSAQRAEAAFRAATLRWRELADARGAVTSLDAVDFAQSALEERALGLRARALDAAGDRTAARDAARAYLARYPEGGLADVMQALVAP; translated from the coding sequence ATGAGCCGCGACCGACTCGACGACCGCACCGTCGACGCGCTCGCGACGATCGCGCGCCAGGCGCCGGTGCCTCCGATCACCGACGCGCGCCGCGACGCGCAGATCGCGCGCGCGATCGCGGAGGCCGAGGACCGCGCCGTCCTCGAGACGCCGCGAGCACGCAGCCGCACGCCGTACGTCGCATGGGCGATCGCGGCGGCCGCGCTGGTCGCGCTCGCGTTCGTCACGATGCGCGACGCGCCGACCGCGGACGTCGGTGAGGGCGTGCTCGTGCTCGCGACGGGCGATCGCGTCACGACCGCGCCGCACGCGGCGCTCGCGCTCGACGAGGTGTCGCCCGAGTCGCGCCGCATCTCGGTGCACGCGGGCGAGGCGCTCTTCGACGTGCGCCCGCTCGAGCCGAACGAGTCGTTCGTGGTGCGCACGCCCGAGCTCGAGGTGACGGTGCGCGGGACGGTGTTCTCGGTCGAGCGCGTCGGTGATCGCACCGTGGTGCGCGTCTACGAAGGTCGCGTGGACGTGCGCGAGCGCGGCGAGCTCGTCTCGATCACGCCCGGCGAGACCTACCGCTCGGGCGAAGGTCGCGCGCGCGACGCCCAGGAAGGCGCGCTCGCCGCGATCGGTCGCGCCGCCGCGGCCGCGCGCGAGCCGGTGGCTGCTCGCACGCCGATCGCCGAGCCCGCGCCGATCGCCGAGCCCGCTCCGACGGCCGAGCCCACGTCGGTCCCCGAGCCCACGCCGATCCCCGAGCCCGCGCCGGTCGCTGCGCGCAGGACCACGATCGAGCCCGAGCCCACGCCGGCCATCGAGCCCGCCCCGACTCCGCCCGCGCCCTCGCTCGCCGAGATCCAGTCGCTCGTCGCGTCGCGCCGCTTCGCCCAGGCGCTCGACGCGGCCCGCGCCGCCCGCGCCCACGCACCGACGGAGTGGCGCTTCGGCATGCTCGAGGCCCACGCGCTCCAGGGCCTCGGTCGCGCCGCCGAGGCCGCCGATGCCTACGACGCGCTCGCCCGCACGGCGCCGTCCGCGCAGCGCGCCGAGGCCGCGTTCCGCGCGGCGACCCTCCGCTGGCGGGAGCTCGCCGACGCGCGCGGCGCGGTCACCTCGCTCGACGCCGTCGACTTCGCGCAGAGCGCCCTCGAAGAGCGCGCCCTCGGCCTCCGCGCCCGCGCCCTCGACGCAGCCGGCGATCGCACGGCCGCGCGGGACGCCGCGCGCGCCTACCTCGCGCGCTACCCCGAGGGCGGCCTCGCCGACGTGATGCAGGCGCTCGTCGCCCCGTGA
- a CDS encoding RNA polymerase sigma factor yields the protein MRARRGSTPSGDEDAEPGAAIDPRARLDEPTLEALRRGDRRVVQTALRALFPEVRSRMHRLLGPRDDLDDATQDALIEITRALPRFEGRASLSTLASRITVRTSFRYFGRPRTVPLEIVEPHDPDDPESRVASRETLRRLYRCLDKMSPKRRVAFVLCCVEGMTPGEAADIEGVPSLVMRARLLQARNEIARLMKGDPLAEALAQAGRRGAGARDEDEEGGG from the coding sequence GTGCGCGCGCGTCGGGGCTCCACACCATCGGGCGACGAAGACGCCGAACCCGGGGCGGCCATCGATCCGCGCGCGCGCCTCGACGAGCCCACGCTCGAGGCGCTCCGGCGCGGAGACCGCCGGGTCGTGCAGACCGCGCTGCGCGCGTTGTTCCCCGAGGTCCGCAGCCGCATGCATCGCCTGCTCGGCCCGCGCGACGACCTCGACGACGCGACCCAGGACGCGCTGATCGAGATCACACGCGCGCTGCCGCGCTTCGAGGGGCGCGCGTCGCTGTCCACCCTCGCGAGCCGGATCACCGTGCGCACGTCGTTCCGCTACTTCGGCCGCCCGCGCACCGTGCCCCTCGAGATCGTCGAGCCGCACGATCCCGACGACCCCGAGTCGCGCGTCGCGAGCCGGGAGACGCTGCGCCGCCTCTATCGCTGTCTCGACAAGATGTCGCCCAAGCGCCGCGTCGCGTTCGTGCTCTGCTGCGTCGAAGGCATGACGCCGGGAGAGGCCGCGGACATCGAGGGCGTGCCCTCGCTCGTGATGCGCGCGCGCCTGCTCCAGGCGCGCAACGAGATCGCGCGGTTGATGAAGGGCGATCCGCTCGCGGAGGCGCTCGCTCAGGCTGGACGTCGCGGCGCGGGCGCGCGCGACGAAGACGAGGAAGGTGGAGGATGA